The Paraburkholderia sabiae genome includes a region encoding these proteins:
- a CDS encoding amidase encodes MADYLHLDPNPVSTDSLCDASALTLLDLQHKREVSALDILDAHLARIDAVNPHVNALVTLNDTDALRQRAREIDGLWMRGEWQGPLHGLPVSQKDLTLTRGVRTTFGSKAFEHHVPAQDALIVRRCHAAGALMIGKSNTPEFGAGSHTFNDVFGVTRNPWDLSRSAGGSSGGAAASVACGMNPLACGSDMGGSLRNPAAWNGVVGLRPSPGRVPRAPDTNGWGTLGVDGPMARNVADTALLLSAIAGPSGEIATELGDPGALFARPLQRDFRGVRVAISTGLAGLPVDPEIQRTVQAQARVFEALGCEVVFADPDLADAEDVFRMERAWMIGTLVQQLGDDARAQLKPEIEDECRLHRSLSAADIGQMFVRKTALFQRMRSFMNDHAFYVLPATQMLPFDASLRWPTSFMGQTYTSYIDWMRICWYLSSTEAPVLAVPCGFSVSGLPIGLQIAGRYRDDWGVLQLGHAYEQAAAHSVPRAPVIDAHC; translated from the coding sequence ATGGCTGACTATCTGCACCTCGATCCGAATCCCGTCTCCACCGACTCGCTGTGCGACGCATCCGCACTCACGCTGCTGGACCTGCAACACAAGCGCGAAGTGAGCGCGCTCGACATCCTCGACGCGCATCTCGCGCGCATCGACGCCGTGAATCCGCATGTCAACGCGCTGGTGACGCTCAACGACACGGACGCGCTTCGGCAGCGCGCCCGCGAAATCGACGGTCTCTGGATGCGCGGCGAATGGCAAGGTCCGTTGCATGGCTTGCCCGTTTCGCAGAAGGACCTGACGCTGACGCGCGGCGTGCGGACCACGTTCGGCTCCAAAGCGTTCGAGCATCATGTGCCCGCTCAGGACGCGCTGATCGTCCGCCGCTGCCACGCTGCGGGCGCGCTGATGATCGGCAAGTCGAACACGCCGGAGTTCGGCGCGGGCTCGCATACGTTCAACGACGTGTTCGGTGTGACGCGCAATCCCTGGGACCTGAGCCGTTCGGCGGGCGGCAGCAGCGGCGGCGCGGCGGCGTCGGTGGCATGCGGGATGAACCCGCTCGCGTGCGGCAGCGACATGGGCGGCTCGTTGCGCAATCCGGCCGCGTGGAACGGCGTGGTCGGCTTGCGTCCGTCGCCGGGACGCGTGCCGCGCGCGCCCGACACGAACGGCTGGGGCACGCTGGGCGTCGATGGCCCGATGGCGCGCAACGTCGCGGACACGGCCCTGCTGCTCAGCGCGATCGCCGGCCCGAGCGGCGAGATCGCGACGGAACTCGGCGACCCCGGCGCACTCTTCGCGCGCCCCTTGCAGCGCGATTTTCGCGGCGTGCGCGTGGCCATATCGACGGGGCTCGCGGGCCTGCCCGTCGATCCGGAAATCCAGCGCACGGTGCAGGCGCAGGCGCGCGTGTTCGAAGCGCTTGGCTGTGAAGTCGTGTTCGCCGATCCCGATCTGGCCGATGCCGAAGATGTGTTCCGTATGGAGCGCGCCTGGATGATCGGCACGCTCGTGCAACAGCTCGGCGATGACGCGCGCGCGCAGCTGAAGCCTGAAATCGAGGACGAGTGCAGGCTGCATCGCTCGCTCAGCGCCGCCGACATCGGGCAGATGTTCGTGCGCAAGACCGCGCTGTTTCAGCGCATGCGCAGCTTCATGAACGATCACGCGTTCTACGTGCTGCCCGCAACGCAGATGCTGCCGTTCGACGCCAGTTTGCGCTGGCCTACGTCGTTCATGGGCCAGACGTACACGTCGTATATCGACTGGATGCGCATCTGCTGGTATCTGTCGTCGACGGAGGCGCCCGTGCTGGCCGTGCCTTGCGGTTTCAGCGTGTCGGGGCTTCCCATCGGCCTGCAGATCGCCGGGCGTTATCGCGACGACTGGGGCGTACTGCAACTCGGCCACGCCTACGAACAGGCCGCGGCACACAGCGTGCCCCGTGCGCCCGTCATCGACGCGCACTGCTGA